A genomic region of Actinomycetota bacterium contains the following coding sequences:
- a CDS encoding metallophosphoesterase — translation MKLSRVLAAGAALGTAGVVYSVGEAHRYHLRIHRLPVLPPGAGPLRVLQVSDTHLRETNLRLAAFLAALSQEPFDLVFATGDLLGEPAAVERCARLLGGLKGRLGCYYVLGSSDYYAPRPKSPTRYFTKRRKKPTKTNRTADFLRMLEEQGYQSLTNRTVYPVVDGVPWQITGMDDPFLHRDDRRLLHRNPGAAFALCVVHDPAPYLDIAAGGFDLAIAGHTHGGQVRVPFVGSLVTNSDLPNEYSMGAHWIGDTLLFVTPGLGTSKFAPVRFLSPPEASVLELVARGQG, via the coding sequence GTGAAGCTTTCCCGGGTCCTGGCGGCGGGCGCCGCCCTCGGGACGGCAGGTGTCGTCTACAGCGTGGGCGAGGCCCACCGCTACCACCTGCGCATCCATCGGCTCCCGGTGCTGCCCCCGGGGGCCGGGCCGTTGCGGGTGCTCCAGGTCTCCGACACCCACCTCCGGGAGACCAACCTCCGGCTGGCCGCCTTCCTCGCCGCCTTGTCCCAGGAACCCTTCGACCTGGTCTTCGCCACCGGCGACCTGCTGGGCGAGCCGGCGGCGGTCGAGCGCTGCGCCCGCCTGCTGGGCGGGCTGAAGGGCCGGTTGGGCTGCTACTACGTGCTCGGCTCGTCGGACTACTACGCCCCGAGGCCCAAGAGCCCCACCCGCTACTTCACCAAACGGCGCAAGAAGCCGACGAAGACGAACCGGACCGCCGACTTCCTGCGGATGCTGGAGGAGCAGGGCTACCAGAGCCTGACGAACCGCACGGTCTACCCGGTGGTGGACGGTGTGCCCTGGCAGATCACGGGGATGGACGACCCCTTCCTGCACCGGGACGACCGCCGGCTGCTACACCGCAACCCGGGGGCCGCCTTCGCGCTCTGCGTCGTACACGACCCGGCTCCGTACCTGGACATCGCCGCCGGCGGCTTCGACCTGGCGATCGCGGGCCACACCCACGGGGGCCAGGTGCGGGTGCCCTTCGTCGGGTCGCTGGTGACCAACTCCGACCTGCCGAACGAGTACTCCATGGGTGCCCACTGGATCGGCGACACCTTGCTGTTCGTCACCCCCGGGCTGGGGACCAGCAAGTTCGCCCCGGTCCGGTTCCTGTCTCCCCCTGAGGCCTCGGTGCTGGAGCTGGTGGCGCGGGGGCAGGGATAA
- a CDS encoding thiamine pyrophosphate-binding protein, which yields MKAGLSLFRRIREAGGAVAFGCPDADGADPDLWAAAEEAGITTLSLLTEAGAVVAAAAHRRSGNPLGVVLGAPTTTMGFLQKSSSGAPVLAIATAPRATGADPGLLRVEDLAALDAALATAVRATGPVLVSIAPRVLAAGVEPGGAPDPAAPAGADRTALDEAAIDEAAHLLSLSARPVIWLGGGAAQAGEAVAEVAELLAAPIVTSTAGRGVLGDGHPLLVGSLAGASEVARLTGGADAGLAVGTSFSPRSTRNGQLPMPMQLFHVDTDPSVPGTRYPVRLGITGDAGHVLRALADRLRVHAADGAPRDLAAQEVSVGATRDAARARLAAAAPTALLDALRAAIPPEVPTVWDGPVARFAVPLFGVPERGTFHAAPPDSGAGWCIAASLGVATGSRKRAVAILDARGLVRRCYDLVALAQAGARVTVVALADDWAGTSAGSEAHHVLAARAPTPDLGGLGPAFGIPATVRAATLDALPDVLAEVPAEGPNLVVVG from the coding sequence GTGAAGGCGGGGCTTTCGCTTTTCCGCCGGATCCGGGAGGCGGGCGGGGCGGTCGCGTTCGGCTGCCCGGATGCCGACGGGGCCGACCCCGATCTGTGGGCCGCCGCCGAGGAGGCCGGGATCACCACCCTCAGCCTCCTGACCGAGGCAGGCGCGGTGGTGGCCGCCGCGGCGCACCGGCGCTCGGGGAACCCGCTGGGGGTGGTGCTCGGGGCGCCCACCACCACGATGGGCTTCCTCCAGAAATCCTCCAGCGGCGCCCCGGTGCTGGCGATCGCCACCGCCCCCCGGGCCACCGGGGCCGACCCCGGTCTCCTCCGCGTGGAGGACCTCGCTGCCCTCGACGCTGCCCTGGCGACCGCCGTGCGGGCGACCGGCCCGGTGTTGGTGTCGATCGCCCCGCGGGTGCTGGCCGCCGGGGTCGAACCGGGCGGTGCGCCCGACCCCGCCGCCCCGGCCGGAGCGGATCGCACGGCGCTCGACGAGGCCGCCATCGACGAGGCCGCCCACCTGCTCTCCCTGTCCGCCCGCCCCGTGATCTGGCTGGGGGGCGGGGCGGCTCAGGCCGGCGAGGCGGTCGCCGAGGTCGCCGAGCTGCTGGCCGCGCCCATCGTCACCAGCACCGCCGGGCGCGGGGTGCTGGGCGACGGCCACCCCCTCCTCGTCGGGTCCCTGGCGGGGGCCTCGGAGGTCGCCCGCCTCACCGGAGGGGCGGACGCCGGGCTGGCGGTCGGGACCTCGTTCTCCCCCCGCTCCACCCGCAACGGGCAGCTCCCGATGCCCATGCAGCTCTTCCATGTCGACACCGATCCCTCGGTGCCGGGCACCCGCTACCCGGTCCGGCTGGGCATCACGGGCGACGCCGGCCATGTGCTCCGTGCCCTGGCCGACCGGCTCCGGGTCCACGCCGCTGACGGCGCCCCCCGCGACCTCGCTGCGCAGGAGGTGTCGGTGGGGGCTACGAGGGACGCAGCGCGGGCCCGGCTGGCGGCGGCTGCTCCCACGGCCCTGCTGGACGCTCTCCGGGCGGCGATCCCGCCCGAGGTGCCGACGGTGTGGGATGGTCCGGTGGCCCGCTTCGCCGTCCCCCTGTTCGGGGTGCCCGAGCGGGGCACCTTCCACGCCGCGCCCCCGGACTCGGGTGCGGGCTGGTGCATCGCCGCCTCGCTCGGGGTGGCGACCGGGAGCCGGAAGCGGGCGGTGGCCATCCTGGATGCCCGGGGCCTCGTCCGGCGGTGCTACGACCTGGTGGCCCTCGCCCAGGCAGGCGCCCGGGTCACCGTTGTGGCGCTGGCCGATGACTGGGCGGGCACATCGGCCGGCAGCGAGGCGCACCACGTCCTCGCCGCCCGGGCGCCCACCCCGGACCTCGGCGGCCTGGGGCCGGCGTTCGGCATCCCGGCCACCGTCCGGGCGGCCACCCTCGACGCCCTCCCGGACGTCCTGGCGGAGGTTCCGGCCGAGGGGCCGAACCTCGTCGTCGTCGGATGA